The DNA sequence GTTAAATGAGCAGCCAAGTAATTGATAATGAATCATTCAATGTTGCAATTCGTGGCCACTAGCTTGAAGAGCTTTACCCCAAAAGGCACCTCTTTCCGGCGCACTTCTACGCCCTGACTCCAGCCTTGCGGCGGCGGTTCAAGCGTGTCGAGGCCCTGGTAACCGCTTTCTTTGGCTAGGCTTACCAGCCGGTTGCTTTTCAGGTCGTGAAAAAGGTCCATCCCGCGCGGTGAATGCGTTTCAAATGGGTGCTGCCCGCGCACCAGGAATCGAATAAAATGTTGCGCATCAATACGTTGCTCGCCGCGACAACGCCGTCGAACAAGTCCGGAAAATGTTCGTTTTTGGTTTTCTAGTCCTCGTCGGGCGCATAAATCCGGTAGTCCAGGGCAGAAAATCGCCCGCCTTCCTGCTGCTGTGCACCCGGTTGACCAGGCCGACGCTGCGGACCATGCCGTGGACGTTACCCGAATACTGGCGCTTAGTGAGGCCGATGAAGTGGCTGTAGCGCTTGTTTTGGACGCTGTCATCCACCAGTAGAAAAGCCTCGGGCGAGTCGTGGAGCAAAGGCTGTGCTAACGCACGCAACTAGTTGATTGAAAGCTCAGTGGTGCGCAAAAACCGATTCACTTGGTCGTGGCTTACGTTTGGCAGATGCGCCGCCAGACACGTGCAGGTATAGTTTTTGGGCGTACTAAGTGGCAAATCAGATTTAATTGTTAGGTATCAAGTTGCAAACCGGATGGTTGTTATCCAACCCGGTCGAGGATGTGCCAGACGACGGTCTTGAGCGTCTGGAAGCTAAGGTAGGCTTCGGGCCGTAGCCACTCGTATTTAACCTTACGCCAGAGGGTTTCAATTTTGTTGAGGGGGGGCTGTATGTGGGCAGGTAAAAAAGGTGAACGTTTTGGTCTTCCCAGTGCTGCAGGCGTGCCTGCAAGGCGGCGCTGTGATGGATGTGGGCGTTGTCGAGCACCAGCACCGTGGGGCGGGTGCGGGTGGCGGCCCAGGCATCGAGCGTGTCGATGACAAAGGCCGTGTCCAGAGAGCCTTCGCGGGCGGCGGCGTGCAACGCATTGGTGGTGGCGTTGTAGCAAGCAGCCCAGCACGTTGAAGCGCGGGCTGTGGCGGGGTAGCGAGCTGTTCGTTAGGGGATTGCCAGCCGTAGGGGATGGCCGAGGTCAGGCAAAAGCCGGATTCATCGCCGTAAAACAGGTCAATCGCTTCTTCTTTTCCCAGCTATTGCGGCTGCTGCAGATGGTCCGTTTTCAGGGCATCTGGGTCCTGCGCCGCTTTCAGGCTGTGGCGGAAGCGGCGCCATTTACCCCCACCCTTTTTAAAAAATGCTTTAGCGTCAGGGGCGAGAAGTCTTTGTCCAGCTCCTGGCGCAGGGCAGCGGTCACTTTCTTGAGTTGCTGGCGGTTGGCCCGCACGGCGGCCTCCACCCGCTCCCGGTCGGCGGCCTGCAGGATGGCGGGCCGGCCCTGGCCTTTGACGGGGGCCAGGCCCGCCTGGCCCCCGCTTCCCAGCGGTTAAACCACGTGTGCACCGTCCCTGAGCTCACGTGCAGCAAGGCCGCCAAAGCGGGCACAGAATGCCCATTGGCGCTCCACAACAAGCCCTGGCAATGCGCTCGGAACTGATGCTACAGGTGATGATGATGCCCGGCCGCTAACGTAGTCCGTTCCGCGGCCTCTAACGTAATGTAGCGTTTTTGCATCCTCCAAGTAACCCGATAGAACTTGCTGATTAAGTATCCGTTGGTAAATAGTTTGCCCGGCCTACTTAACTATTTATGCCTAGTTTCAGGCCGTTTTAAATTATTTACTATCCGAACCCATGAATCGATTTTGCCTCTGGGCCCTGCTGCTGCCGCTGGCCATTAGTGGCTGTAAAAAAGACGAGGCCGCCGGGGCCGATACGGGCAGCGTATCGCTCGAAATGACCACCGTGGTGGGCACCGCGCCCCTGGCCTTCGACGGCACGAGCTACACAAAATCGGACGGCCAAACCTTCAGGGTTACCAAGTTTAAGTACCTGCTTTCAAACGTGCAGCTGCTGCGCGCCGACGGCACCGCCTACACCGCGCCCGATAGCTACTACCTCGTGGATGCAGCCCAAACCGCCACCCAGCACCTGGTGGTGCCCAACGTGCCGCTGGCCGAATACACCGGCCTGCGCTTCGTGGTAGGCGTGGACGCG is a window from the Hymenobacter nivis genome containing:
- a CDS encoding transposase, which produces MHAAAREGSLDTAFVIDTLDAWAATRTRPTVLVLDNAHIHHSAALQARLQHWEDQNVHLFYLPTYSPPSTKLKPSGVRLNTSGYGPKPTLASRRSRPSSGTSSTGLDNNHPVCNLIPNN